Part of the Methylomonas sp. AM2-LC genome, GCTCGGCACTTCTCTACTTCTTGAAGTCGATATAGCCCCTTTTCAGGCCATGGTGCAAGGTACGGGTTCTGCTTTGCGTATTAGTGCCACAGCGTTTATACAGGAACTTGAAAAAAATCCGCTACTGTGGCGACTGCTAAAACGCTATCTATATATATCGATTAGCCAAATTGCTCAAAGTGCAGCTTGTTGCCGCATTCACGTAGTAGAGGAGCGACTGGCGCGCTGGTTATTGATGACACAGGATCGTGCACACTCCAATTGCTTCCATATCACCCATATCGTCATGGCCTGTATGTTAGGTGTACGCAGAGTGGGTATTACCAAAGCAGCGAGCGCTTTACAGCGACAAAACATCATTAGCTACCAACGTGGAAATATCGAGATTATTGATCGCATTGGTTTGGAAAACGCTGCATGTAACTGTTATGAGCTAGAAAAACAAATTTACGAGACCATTATGACGCCAACACTTTAATAAGCACACTGTAAATCAACAGCAGAAAGTGACATTGCTGGCTAATTTTTAACGCATTTCGAAGTATGTATAATATTTATGAAAAGACTAATACAATTACTGTTATTAACGAGCTTAATATTTAGCAGCTACCCTTTATCTGCTGAGACTGATCTCAGCTTGCAAGAGATTCTGCAAAAATTTGACATTAGCGCCGAGCAAATTGCGCAGTTGGAACACGGCGAAGTGATCTCATATGAGATCAGCGAGAGCAGTCACAAGGAATTAGCCATTGGCATTGCGATGATTATGCCTGTTGCTTTACCAAAAATTCTTGACTATATAAAACATAGCGATCTGTCGACTATTGAGACTGACATAATTGCATCAGGCAACTTAACGGCAAACGCAGACCTCAATAGCTTTAAAAAATTGGCTTTTTCAGCACACCAACTGGACGAAGCTAAAGCATTTTTGGAAGCTGAACCAGGCGATAATTTTAATCTCTCCAAATTGGAGCTAGAGGAATTGACCAGTCTGCAAGCCAATCTAAACGAGGCTGACAATAAAACCTTGTTAACCACTGCTAACCAAAAATATCGAGAATTTTTATTGCAACGCTTCCAAGCGTATCAAAAAAATGGCTTGGCTGGCATTCAGGCATATAATCGCGAAGCAGGCGTAGATGCAGATGCCGCGGCAGAGTTACGCACCGATGCTCTTTACAATAAAACCTGGGCCAGTTACTTTCCAGAACTGCAACAGGCCTGGGAAAATTATCCAGCGGCATTACCAGCAGGTACCAGTGAGCAATTTATGTGGCTCAATCATCTCACCGAGAACAGACCAACGGCTATTTTGATACACCGACTGATGCTGATAACAAAGATTGGCGGTATTATGCTTTCCCGGCAATTTTATGTTGGTCATTCCTATAATTCCAGCAATATCGTCGCTGGCGGACTACCCTATAAAGACGGCACGTTGGTGTTTTATTCCACCCGACTTTCCACTGATCAAATAACAGGACTGGGAAGCGGTTTGAAACATAGCATCGGTCGCGAACAAATGAAAGATGAAATGATTGCACGTCTAAAACAAATAAACAAAAACTTGAAAACAACTAATGTAAAAACCGTAAGCACACAGTAACGCATAGTTTGATTGTCTATTGGGAGAGTATGGTTTGCAATATAAAGATTATTACCAAATTTTAGGGGTAGCGCGAGATGCACTGCAATCCGATATTAAAAAAGCATTTCGTAAATTAGCTCGAAAATTCCATCCCGATGTTTCCAAGGAAGCAGATGCGGAAACGCGCATGAAAGAAATTAATGAAGCCTATGCGGTTTTGTATGATACGGAAAAACGGGCTGCTTACGACCAATTGGGGCAGAATCATCAACCTGGCGAAGAATTTCAACCACCACCAAACTGGGATGCCGGTTTCGAGTTTACCGGAGCAGATAGTGCCGATTATGGCAGTTTTTTTAGTGAACTATTTGGTCGTATGGGCACAGGCCGAAAACAAACGGCTGCTGGCGATAGCCGCCATTTCGACAGCCATGGCGAGGATCACCATGCCAAAATAATGCTCGATCTGGAAGATGCTTTTCATGGTGCTACCCGCCAAATAACCTTGCGTACACCGCGCATGGATGCCCAAGGTCGAGTCGGTCTGGTTGAGCATAGCTTGAATGTTAAAATCCCACAGGGTGTTTACGAAAATCAGATTATCCGCTTGGCAGGACAAGGCGGACCGGGCATGGGTAATGGTAAAGCAGGCGACCTGTTGCTGGAACTACATTTTAATCCTCACCCGCAATTTCGTATTGATGGCAGTAATCTGTACATGAAGTTATCAGTAACGCCTTGGGAAGCCGCTTTAGGTGCATTAATACCTATCAGTTTATTTGGTAGCGAACTAAAGGTACGCATTCCTGCCGACACTCAAAGCGGACAACAGTTACGCTTACGCGGCAAAGGCATTCCTAGTAAAACACCGGGTGATTTAATACTGGATATACAGCTGGTTTTGCCTTCTTCAACCAACCCAAAAGCACGGGAAATATACGAGCGCATGGCTAGTGAACTGGCCTTTGACCCACGCGCCACCCACCGGAGATAAGCATGCAGCCAACTGAAAATACCCTGGATGCCATTGTGGAAGACGATGGTTTAACTCTGAACGAATTAGCAACACTCTGTGCAGTCGATACTGAGTGGCTTATTGTACATATTGAAGAAGGTATTCTGCAACCGTTACCTGAGCATACCCACGAATGGCGATTTCCGAGCACCGCCCTGTTAAGAGTAAAACGTATTTGGGTTTTCGAACGCGACTTCGATGCCGTGCCAGAACTGGCCGCCTTGGCGGCAGATATGCAGGAAGAAATATCTAAACTGAAACGGCGTCTGCAGCTGGCAGGTATTGAGTGATTATCCGTGTATCAGCAGTTGATAGTTTCTTTAACCAGTTAAATATGCTGTATATAGTAGCCACACTCTCCACACTTAGGATGATGGCATGGACATCTTGCTGATTATTCCTCTCTTTAAAGTTACAAGGAAAAATATATCATGAACCCAAAATGGGATGGTATCGAACGACGCCAGAATTTAAGAACCGAAGCTGAAACCCTAGTTGCACGTTTTTATCCTGAACAACTGGACAATCATGAATTACCCGAAAAACTACTACATGAACTCATGGTACATAAAGTCGAATTGGAGCTTCAAAATGAAGAGCTAAGACTAAACTACATTTCAATGCAGGAAATGCGTGATCGATATTTGGATCTTTATGATTTTGCCCCAGTGGGATACATCACTCTCAACCTTAATGGACTGATTAGCGAAATTAACCTAACCGGTTTAGCTTTATTTGATTTTGATCGAACCCAGATGCTTAATTCTAAATTTACTAATCGAGTTGCAAACGAAGAGCAAGATCGCTGGTATTTATTTTTCAGCAAAATAATGGCTTCGGCAACCGGTGAAAAGCAATACCTGGATTTGACATTGAGACGTGCCGACGAATCAACGTTCTATACTAGACTAGAATGTCTACGCTGGGGTACATCTGACAGCCAAGCAGTGTTACGTATCGCACTAACAGAAATAAATACTCTTGAAACAGTCGTTAAGGTCGCCGTATAGATTAAAATCTTCAGCTGAATGATTCGATCAGAATTCCATCAATTCCAGCATAAATTCAACCATCACTCACAATGCTTGTTTTAATTTCAGTACATAATTTTATCCAATAAAAGTTCACTCACCCTGTGCAGTGATTAATTTTTAAGCGTGACCGGCTCCAAAATACCAGGTGTTGTATATACAATTATTAGAATTAATTATCAGTTTCTATCGTTTATCTGCAATACAAAACAATTGTTAACATGTTGTGTTTCTGGATTCATTCAAGGTTTATGGACATGACATTGTTTAAATATCACAACAAAACGGCAATTACTTCAGCTTTGTATTTTTTATCGTTTGTGGTTGGAGCGACTGATGGTTATTTTGAAAATGGTTACGGTACGCGTAGCAAAGGATTAGCAGGTGCTGACGTTGCGTTTTCACAGGACGCCATTTCTGCTGCGCTAAATCCTGCCGGATTAACATCTGTTGGCGACCGTCTCGATATTGAAGGCGAGTTCTTCAGCCCACTTCGACAATACAATGCCAGTGGTGGAAATGGCACAGGGTTTCAACTTACCGATGGTGTTCATCAAAGTAACAAAAACTATTACCTTATACCGACACTGGGTTGGAGTAAGAAGTTGGATGATACCCAATCTATAGGTTTGGCTATATATGGTAATGGTGGCATGAATACGGATTATGCTCACGTTACCAATCAAAATGGCAGTACCGGGGTATTTTATAGTGGCAGAACGGGTGTTGATATGGCGCAGGGATTTTTACAAGGCACCTATGCACACTCTTTTGACCATGGTCGTTATTCACTCGGCTTGTCGCCAATATTAGCAGTCGAATATTTCGAAGCCCAAGGTCTTGGCTCCTTTGGTCAACAAGGCTATTCCTCCGCACCGAATCAATTAAGTAATAATGGACGTGAATATTCGTTTGGTGTTGGTTACAAAGTGGGTGGTCAGGCCGAGTTAGTCACGGGTGTACGTTTGGGCGTGTCTTACAAAAGCCGCACTTATATGTCGCAACTTAAGGATTATGCAGGTCTGTTCACTGGTCAAGGTAGCTTTGATATCCCCTCTAGTCTAGATACAGGTTTGTCCTGGGCGGTAACCGACGCAGTGACCACTGCATTTGATGTACAGCAAATTTTCTATAGCGAGATTAATGCGGTTGGAAACCCCTTACAACCCTTACTGAGTGGTGCTAAATTGGGTGCAGGCAATGGACCGGGTTTTGGCTGGAAGGATATGACTGTCTATAAATTCGGCACACAATGGAAACAAAGCGATCAATTGACTTTGCGGGGTGGTTTAAGTTATGGTCACCAACCTATTCCCAGCTCTCAGGTTCTATTTAATATATTGGCACCGGCAGTTCAGGAATGGCATATAGACGGGGGCTTTAGTTACAAACTAGCCAACAAGGATGAATTGAGTTTTGCTTTTATGTATTCGCCCCAAGCTAGCGTTTCAGGCGCAAACCCACTCTCTCCTGGTCAAAATATTGCTTTATCCATGACGCAATATTCCTTAAGCCTAGGCTGGTCAAGACAATTTTAATTTAAAAAAGTATATGGCGGAAATAACTGTTTTATCAGCATTAGCAGGGGGCTCTCTCATTGGATTGGCTTCCGCTTTACTGTTTATTAAGTTTAAACGAGTAGCCGGTATTTCCGGCATTGCTGCTGGCATACTGCGACCACGAGATAGCGAAACGGGATGGCGATTGTGGTTTCTTCTCGGATTATTGCTGAGCGCTCCCTTATATAGACTGTTGGAATTGGAAATACCCATCCATATCCAGACACCGTTGCTAGTGTTGGCTATTTCTGGCTTGCTGGTTGGTTACGGTACCCGTTTGGGTGGCGGCTGCACTAGTGGTCATGGCGTCTGTGGTATCGCCAGACTATCAGTGCGCTCAATGGTTGCTACCTTGGTTTTCATGCTGACCGCTGGCATCAGTGTCTTTATAGTTCGCCACATTCTCTAAAAAATCTATGTCTAAAAACTTATACGCTTTTCTGTTCGGCATCATTTTTGGGTTGGGTTTAATCATTGCCCAGATGACCAATCCTGAAAAAGTTTTGGCTTTTTTAGATGTGGCTGGCGATTGGGACCCTAGTCTGGCTCTGGTGATGGCAAGTGCATTACTCGTGCTTGGCGTTTCACTAAGGCTGTTTAAATCATACGCCAATTCTGATGCAGAAACACAGCAACAAAATTGCGATGCATCAACTTCAGGTATAGATGGCAAACTTGTTTTAGGTGCCGCAGTCTTTGGAACAGGCTGGGGCTTATCTGGTATCTGTCCAGGACCCGCTATCGTTGACTTAAGCAGTGGTTTGCAAGGCAACTATGTTTTTGCGGGAGCTATGTTTGCCGGATTTTTCCTATTTCATATTCTGCATAGCAAACGCTGAGTTATCATAGCCATCAACATCATCAAAGCAATTACCTTATAGAGCACTTCGCCTATTACGACCTATTCCGGCTTATTGAGTTGTCCGTAGGTAGACGAACTTTGTCAGTCATTTTCTGATCAGATCCGAGCGAGTACTCAAAAATGTCATATTAGATGAAGAATAATACACATGAAACCTCTATTACACACCCAAATAAGATGCCAAAAGCCCGCCCGATTGATTGATTTTTTGCGGGTCGCCTTCATTACTGATTAAGCCATTTTCCAATACATAAGCATAATCCACATACCTAAGCGCCACTGCTGCGTTTTGTTCGGCAACCAGAAAACTAACATTGTTTGCATCTCTTAGATTTTTAACTATCTCAAAAATTTCTTCGACAATTTGCGGTGCTAGCCCCATTGAGGGTTCATCAAGGAGTACCAGTTTAGGTTCACTCATCAATGCTCTACCAATTGCCACCATCTGTTGCTCCCCACCCGACGTGTACCCAGCCAGGTTTTTTCTCAACAATTTTAGCCTGGGGAAATAATGGTAGATTAACTCTAATTGTTGTATAAGCTTTTGTTTAGTAGGCTTATGTATAAACCCTCCAGTCAGTAAATTTTCCTCTACTGTTAAATGAGGAAAACAATGCCTACCTTCCAAGACTTGCACAAGCCCTGTTGCTACTAAATGAGACGGCGTGGCTGCGGTAATATTTTTACCTTGGTACTCAATTCTGCCATCGACTATTTCTCCACGTTGGGCATTGGCTAAGCCGGAAATGGCTTTAAGCGTTGTGCTTTTGCCTGCACCATTAGCACCTAAAAGGGCAACAATGGTATTTTGTGCAACAGTAAGCGAGATGTTTTTGACAGCTAAAATGACATTCTCATAAATAACTTCAATATTGTGAATCTGTAAAATGGGCGTTACAGACATAAATCCTCCAGATTGGTGATGACGCGGCACTCAAAATCAAGCAGGCGTAAAGCTAAGCTTTACGCCTGCGTTCAGATTAAGACTCTTTTGAGCAGTCACGTGGTGTTATGCCCTTTTCAGTTGCATATTTATGTGAGGATTCTTCAATAATCGGTCTCAGTAATGCACGGTCTGCCTGTATCCAGTCAGAAATAACATTCCATTTACTACCATCCCATTGTTGGAATCTGACAGCACCACCGCCTTCATGATCTGAACAGCTTAGTTTAAGTGGCTGTACAAGACCTAATGCACCTAACTCTTCCAGTCGTTTCTGATCTAATTTAATATTCTCAAATCCCCAACGAACTTCTTCGCCAGTGAGCGGACGTTTGCCAAATTTCTCTTGCGCTACCCTTACCGCCTCTACATTCAAAATGCCATTAACTACACCCAGATTGTAATAAACGGTGCCGAAACGTTTTGGATCTTCCAAATTGCCTTTTTTGGCTTGCACAACATATTTATCAATATCCTGAATAACAGGGAAATTAATACCCGATGGATGGGTAGTAATAGAAATAAAGCCTTTGGCCGCATTACCCGCAGGTGCTGCATCGTCTTCAGAATTGCTCCAGATATTGCCAATAATATGATCTGCTGGAAAACCAGTTTTTTGTGCTGTTTTTAAAGCCACCGGATTCATAACCCCCCAACCGCGCAATATCACCCAGTCTGGTTTGATTCGACGTATATTTAGCCATTGCGATTGTTGTTCATTACCAGGATGCGGTACTTCTAACAAAGTCAGTTCAAAACCATATTTTTTAGCTAACAACTCCAAAATAGGATTGGTTTCTTTTCCATAGGGCGAACCATGAAAAAGTGTAACGATTTTCTGCCCTTTCAGTTTATCAACACCGCCTACTTTTGAACCGATATAGTTGATAATGGCAGAAACCTCACTATAGGGATTTAATTGCAGCGGAAAAATATAAGGAAACACACTACCATCGGTAGAATCTGTGCGTCCGTGATTGATAGTAATCAGTGGTAACTTATCCGCCGTAGAACGATCCAGCGTTGCATAAGCAATACCCACTGACAAAGGATTGGTGGCCGCTGCTGGCGCACCATTTAAGCCTTGCTTGAGACGCTCATAACATTCCACGCCTTTTTCAACAACATATTCGGTTTCGCATTCGCTCCATGTCAATTTGACGCCGTTTACCCCACCGTCTTTTAAATTGACATATTGCAGATAATCAATAAATCCGCCAAAAAAACCAGAACCACCAGCCGCGTAAGGGCCAATACGGTAGCTTTGTAGTGGAAAATATTGTTCTCCATCGGCTTGTACATTAGAAAATAAAACAGTTGCCACCAGAGCAGTAACCAACCGCAAGCGTTTAGTTAGAATAACATTCATAATTAATCCCTCTTAGATAAAAAAAGCAATAAAACTTCAGTGCCATAACAGTGTTTTGTTGTAAATTTTCATAGACTCATTTGACATACTCCTTATCATTACAACTGATAGCTAAACTCATTTAGCCTGCTAACAATTTATAAAAATTCTTGATGAATCGGCTGTTGATACAGCAGCGCCAATTTAGGCGATATACCTAGATACTGCTTTTAAGTAACAGTGCGGAACTGCTTTTAAAAAGTGACAAACTTAAGTTTTTACACCGGATGTTTCGGCAAAAGTTAAGAGTCACAAAGCCGAGTAAAGCCTGCAGGGCAGTATTTACGGCCTCCGTTGAAGGTATTCCCTGATGCAAAAATTTTATGTACTTAATAAACTTTACTTAGAACCGCAGCGGCCAAACATGCATGACTTGTTTAAATGTCTGCCATATTTTTGCAAGCCCATTAGGTTCTTTAATTAGAAAAAATATGATTAATACGCCAAAAATAATCTTCTGAATATTTTCTAATTGCCCTACATCCACGATTCCTGCAAACAAGCCCGATGAAATATTTGAAAGAAACACCGGAAATAAAACGATGAATGCAGCACCTAAAAAATTACCCAGAATACTGCCCATACCACCAATAATAATGATGAATAAAATCTGAAAAGAGCGTGTCAAATCAAAACCATGTGGTTCCACAGTACCCAGATAAGTAAAAGCCCATAAAGAACCCGCAATCCCCAGATAAAAGGAACTAATCGCAAACGCCAGTAATTTAGTTTTAGGTATGGATATGCCGATGACCGCTGCCGCCGTATCCATATCTCTTACCGCCATCCAATTTCTACCCAGTTCACTACGTACTATATTGCTAGCCAATAAGCTTAGGGCTACAACCACGCTTAAGGTCAACAAGTATCTGCCCACTGGTGAACTTAAATCCCAGCCGAAAATAATTAAAGGTGGAGCGGTAATGACTCCAGACGAACTATTGTTTGAAAACCAGGCAAAATTGGTAAACACCCATTGCACAAAGAATTGTGCAGCCAGGGTCGCCACCAGAATATAGAAGCCTTTTATTCTTAAACTGGGCAAACCAAACACCACACCAGTTAAACCTGCGGTAATACCACCCAATATCAAACTGATTAAAAACGGCATTCCTTCAATGCGCAAATTAAAGTTATAGGCTGCAAAAGCACCCACAGCCATAAATGCTGCTGAGCCTAACGATAACTGTCCGGCGTAGCCGGTTAGCAAATTCAAACCTAAACCAGCCAATGAGAGCACTAGAAAGGGAATCAAAATAGCGCTAAACCAGTAGTCATTTCCTATAAAAGGCACTAACAGAAAAGCTACTGCCAATAGTAAAATAAAGGCTATTCGTTCTTGGTACAAACGAAACAAGCGTCTTTCTGCGGCATAACTTGTACTAAACTGTCCAGATTCTCTATACAACATGATTTATTCCCTTACACACGTTCAATTTCTCGTTCACCAAAAATTCCAGCAGGCCTAATCAGCAAAAACAACATGGCCAATACATAAGGGAACCAATTTTCAATACCACCTCCCAAATACGGGCCGATGAACACTTCTGCCAATTTTTCGGAGGCCCCAATAATCAGTCCACCAAGAATAGAGCCAGAGATAGACGTAAAGCCGCCGATGATTAAAACGGGCAAGGCTTTTAATACCACCAGAGACAAGGAAAATTGCACCCCTAGACGCGCGCCCCATAATAACCCGGCAACCAAACCGACAAAACCAGCAACAGCCCAAACGATCAACCACAGTTTTTGTAAATCAATACCCACGGCTAAAGCGGCTAATTGATCATCAGCAACTGCCCGCAACGCAATGCCCGTGCGTGTTTTGTTAAAAAAAACGGATAAGAAAATAACTAAAGTGCCTGCAACCGCAGAGGCAAATAAATCAAACTGAGACAGCAATAATCCTTGAAACTCGAAAGGTTCATCATTAATGCCCAAATCAAGTCCATGCACTTGCGCACCCCATAACAACTGCGCCAAACCTTCGATGATATAGCTCAAACCCAAGGTAGCCATAAACAAGGTAATCGGTGAACGATTTACTAATTTACGCAACACATAACGCTCAATCACCCAAGCTAGTAGTATCATACTCAGCAAGGTTATAAAAAATGCCACCCAAAATGTCACGCCTCTTTCCAACAAGCTGACGAAAGTCAGAGCAGAGAAAAGTACCATTGAGCCTTGGGCAAAATTAAACACTTTAGATGCTTTGTATATCAACACAAAACCAATGGCGACCAGCGAATACATCACACCGGCTAATAAACCACCAACCAATACTTCAAAGAAAAAATTCATTTACCAGCCCCTTACTGCTATTAATGTTTAGTACCCAGATAGGCTGAAATAACGTCTGGATTATTTCGAACTTCATCAGGGGTACCATCGCCAATTTTTTTACCATAATCTAAAACGACGACATGATCAGAAAGCGACATGACTACGCTGATATCGTGTTCAATCAGCACAATAGTGGTACCAAACTCCTGCTGGGTGTCCAGAATAAAACGACACATTTCCTGTTTCTCTTCGTTATTCATGCCGGCCATAGGCTCGTCCAGTAATAGCAATTTAGGTTGGGCGGCCAATGCCCGACCCAGCTCTACCCTCTTTTGCAAACCATACGGTAAATTGCCTACCAAACTAGTACGCCATGGCTGAATTTTAAGAAACTCAATAATTTTCTCGGCTGCTTGTCTCTGTATGACAGCTTCTCTTGATGCCCGACCTACATTAAAAATTTGTTCAACCCAACTACTTCTTACCTGTAAATTGCGTCCGGTCAATACGTTATCCAACACACTCATGCCTTTAAATAAAGCAATATTTTGGAAAGTACGTGCTATACCCCGCGCAGCCGCATGATGAGGTTTCATATTTTTCCGATATTCACCCGCATAAGTGATTGTGCCTTCATCGGGTTTATACACACCGTTAATCACATTCAATAATGAACTTTTTCCAGCACCGTTTGGGCCTATCAATGCGCATATTTCACCTTGCCTGACAGCAAAACTAATATTATTGATAGCTTTTACCCCTTTGAAAGAAAGTGATATGTTGTCCAGACTCAATAAAATATTGGTAGTATTCATGTGATTCCCCCCAATTCACTATGATTGATAGTCAATGTGGAGTTATCAAATTGCTCAAAAGACAATTTGGTTTTTAAATGCGGAATATCATGGGCATTATGCCAATCAGTCACGTTTGGCCAATGTTTGACGTGAATGCCTAGCGATGCAAAAAAATGCGCTGAACTGGCTGACAATTGCTCTCCAACCAGCAAAGGTACTCGCGTATAGCTAAAACCTAACACATCTTTTAAAGGCCTAATGATTAACCAGTGCGCCAACCCATTGCGTATAGGCGATGGCCGTTCATGGCTTTTAAGCGACCAATCATAAATTGATCTTCTAAAAGATCCCGGTGCGGGAAGACGCGAGTAAATCAAAGACTCTAATCTTTGGTAGGTTTGCAAAGTTCCAGCCACCAAGGTTGGTCCAATTTCTCGCCTATCCAAATCACGGGTATTGATATTTTCAGGAAAATTTAAGGTAAATCCAGCTAATAACCAAGGAGCTAATAAATAACGCATATGCCCACTGGCGGCAAATGTTCTTGCTGCAAAAGCTTCTTCTTTTGCCGTTAATTTTTCTTGATCAATTAAAACAGCTCCCTGAGTTAACATATCGGCATGCGTTAAGTATTCCACTTCTGTTTGAAGTGCCGCATCCAAACGAAAAAATACAAAAGCCACATCATTCGAAGTAGCATGTGCTGGTTCATTAAAAACAGGATTTTCCAATGCACACAGTGCAGAATATGATTTTAGTACTCCATGCTGATAACCGGATAAACCCCGCGCATCAGCATAAATGATAATCTTCACTTGCAGATCTAACTTTTGCACCAGATCAACCTGAAACTGACCTTCTGCAAATACATAGCTGGGTTTTAATTTCTGTA contains:
- a CDS encoding Crp/Fnr family transcriptional regulator, coding for MTSYPPKFAANRLLAALPTKEREQLIRQCDLIQLHFADVLYSVGDSIRHVYFPTGGYISLLTPLEAGARLEIGQVGNEGMLGTSLLLEVDIAPFQAMVQGTGSALRISATAFIQELEKNPLLWRLLKRYLYISISQIAQSAACCRIHVVEERLARWLLMTQDRAHSNCFHITHIVMACMLGVRRVGITKAASALQRQNIISYQRGNIEIIDRIGLENAACNCYELEKQIYETIMTPTL
- a CDS encoding DnaJ C-terminal domain-containing protein; this encodes MQYKDYYQILGVARDALQSDIKKAFRKLARKFHPDVSKEADAETRMKEINEAYAVLYDTEKRAAYDQLGQNHQPGEEFQPPPNWDAGFEFTGADSADYGSFFSELFGRMGTGRKQTAAGDSRHFDSHGEDHHAKIMLDLEDAFHGATRQITLRTPRMDAQGRVGLVEHSLNVKIPQGVYENQIIRLAGQGGPGMGNGKAGDLLLELHFNPHPQFRIDGSNLYMKLSVTPWEAALGALIPISLFGSELKVRIPADTQSGQQLRLRGKGIPSKTPGDLILDIQLVLPSSTNPKAREIYERMASELAFDPRATHRR
- a CDS encoding chaperone modulator CbpM; its protein translation is MQPTENTLDAIVEDDGLTLNELATLCAVDTEWLIVHIEEGILQPLPEHTHEWRFPSTALLRVKRIWVFERDFDAVPELAALAADMQEEISKLKRRLQLAGIE
- a CDS encoding histidine kinase, which translates into the protein MNPKWDGIERRQNLRTEAETLVARFYPEQLDNHELPEKLLHELMVHKVELELQNEELRLNYISMQEMRDRYLDLYDFAPVGYITLNLNGLISEINLTGLALFDFDRTQMLNSKFTNRVANEEQDRWYLFFSKIMASATGEKQYLDLTLRRADESTFYTRLECLRWGTSDSQAVLRIALTEINTLETVVKVAV
- a CDS encoding outer membrane protein transport protein; the encoded protein is MTLFKYHNKTAITSALYFLSFVVGATDGYFENGYGTRSKGLAGADVAFSQDAISAALNPAGLTSVGDRLDIEGEFFSPLRQYNASGGNGTGFQLTDGVHQSNKNYYLIPTLGWSKKLDDTQSIGLAIYGNGGMNTDYAHVTNQNGSTGVFYSGRTGVDMAQGFLQGTYAHSFDHGRYSLGLSPILAVEYFEAQGLGSFGQQGYSSAPNQLSNNGREYSFGVGYKVGGQAELVTGVRLGVSYKSRTYMSQLKDYAGLFTGQGSFDIPSSLDTGLSWAVTDAVTTAFDVQQIFYSEINAVGNPLQPLLSGAKLGAGNGPGFGWKDMTVYKFGTQWKQSDQLTLRGGLSYGHQPIPSSQVLFNILAPAVQEWHIDGGFSYKLANKDELSFAFMYSPQASVSGANPLSPGQNIALSMTQYSLSLGWSRQF
- a CDS encoding YeeE/YedE thiosulfate transporter family protein, with protein sequence MAEITVLSALAGGSLIGLASALLFIKFKRVAGISGIAAGILRPRDSETGWRLWFLLGLLLSAPLYRLLELEIPIHIQTPLLVLAISGLLVGYGTRLGGGCTSGHGVCGIARLSVRSMVATLVFMLTAGISVFIVRHIL
- a CDS encoding DUF6691 family protein; its protein translation is MSKNLYAFLFGIIFGLGLIIAQMTNPEKVLAFLDVAGDWDPSLALVMASALLVLGVSLRLFKSYANSDAETQQQNCDASTSGIDGKLVLGAAVFGTGWGLSGICPGPAIVDLSSGLQGNYVFAGAMFAGFFLFHILHSKR
- a CDS encoding ABC transporter ATP-binding protein; translation: MSVTPILQIHNIEVIYENVILAVKNISLTVAQNTIVALLGANGAGKSTTLKAISGLANAQRGEIVDGRIEYQGKNITAATPSHLVATGLVQVLEGRHCFPHLTVEENLLTGGFIHKPTKQKLIQQLELIYHYFPRLKLLRKNLAGYTSGGEQQMVAIGRALMSEPKLVLLDEPSMGLAPQIVEEIFEIVKNLRDANNVSFLVAEQNAAVALRYVDYAYVLENGLISNEGDPQKINQSGGLLASYLGV
- a CDS encoding ABC transporter substrate-binding protein — protein: MNVILTKRLRLVTALVATVLFSNVQADGEQYFPLQSYRIGPYAAGGSGFFGGFIDYLQYVNLKDGGVNGVKLTWSECETEYVVEKGVECYERLKQGLNGAPAAATNPLSVGIAYATLDRSTADKLPLITINHGRTDSTDGSVFPYIFPLQLNPYSEVSAIINYIGSKVGGVDKLKGQKIVTLFHGSPYGKETNPILELLAKKYGFELTLLEVPHPGNEQQSQWLNIRRIKPDWVILRGWGVMNPVALKTAQKTGFPADHIIGNIWSNSEDDAAPAGNAAKGFISITTHPSGINFPVIQDIDKYVVQAKKGNLEDPKRFGTVYYNLGVVNGILNVEAVRVAQEKFGKRPLTGEEVRWGFENIKLDQKRLEELGALGLVQPLKLSCSDHEGGGAVRFQQWDGSKWNVISDWIQADRALLRPIIEESSHKYATEKGITPRDCSKES
- a CDS encoding branched-chain amino acid ABC transporter permease, with the protein product MLYRESGQFSTSYAAERRLFRLYQERIAFILLLAVAFLLVPFIGNDYWFSAILIPFLVLSLAGLGLNLLTGYAGQLSLGSAAFMAVGAFAAYNFNLRIEGMPFLISLILGGITAGLTGVVFGLPSLRIKGFYILVATLAAQFFVQWVFTNFAWFSNNSSSGVITAPPLIIFGWDLSSPVGRYLLTLSVVVALSLLASNIVRSELGRNWMAVRDMDTAAAVIGISIPKTKLLAFAISSFYLGIAGSLWAFTYLGTVEPHGFDLTRSFQILFIIIIGGMGSILGNFLGAAFIVLFPVFLSNISSGLFAGIVDVGQLENIQKIIFGVLIIFFLIKEPNGLAKIWQTFKQVMHVWPLRF
- a CDS encoding branched-chain amino acid ABC transporter permease, giving the protein MNFFFEVLVGGLLAGVMYSLVAIGFVLIYKASKVFNFAQGSMVLFSALTFVSLLERGVTFWVAFFITLLSMILLAWVIERYVLRKLVNRSPITLFMATLGLSYIIEGLAQLLWGAQVHGLDLGINDEPFEFQGLLLSQFDLFASAVAGTLVIFLSVFFNKTRTGIALRAVADDQLAALAVGIDLQKLWLIVWAVAGFVGLVAGLLWGARLGVQFSLSLVVLKALPVLIIGGFTSISGSILGGLIIGASEKLAEVFIGPYLGGGIENWFPYVLAMLFLLIRPAGIFGEREIERV